Proteins from one Gossypium raimondii isolate GPD5lz chromosome 8, ASM2569854v1, whole genome shotgun sequence genomic window:
- the LOC105791519 gene encoding auxin-responsive protein SAUR32 — translation MSSGEKSLRNFHLHLPHLHHHHHQGKKQTRDVPKGYLAIMVGSQGEERQRFVVPVMYFNHPLFMRLLKEAEEEYGFDQKGTITIPCHVEEFRNIRGLIDKEKSLHHHHHHHHVGCFRV, via the coding sequence atgaGTAGTGGAGAGAAAAGCTTGAGGAACTTCCATTTACACCTACCACaccttcatcatcatcatcatcaaggGAAGAAACAAACGAGGGATGTGCCAAAAGGGTATTTGGCAATCATGGTGGGATCACAAGGAGAGGAGCGACAGAGATTTGTGGTGCCTGTTATGTACTTCAATCACCCCTTGTTCATGCGACTGTTGAAAGAGGCGGAGGAAGAGTACGGGTTCGACCAGAAGGGAACCATCACAATCCCCTGTCATGTGGAAGAATTCAGGAATATACGGGGCTTGATTGATAAGGAAAAGtctcttcatcatcatcatcaccatcatcatgtgggttgttttagggtttga